In the Carassius gibelio isolate Cgi1373 ecotype wild population from Czech Republic chromosome A2, carGib1.2-hapl.c, whole genome shotgun sequence genome, one interval contains:
- the LOC128024229 gene encoding uncharacterized protein LOC128024229 isoform X3 produces MEQEACTNFKSIRAKFQEETQPRHRPAVPEKPKFLLTSAVDRSGLITMSFSSAVDRKTASQPRRVILREDLKTPSGKHPPSTTSGDEPNSQSLKMRHLPLVMQPSREPKHDFSKGITMKPIPTPFSSPRVSVCGRGIGKNGLGLVKNSGAFNVLMEGSTLKTASTEAVEVQKTMVSSPGSLDHSAPPSPNDSLADSSSGSVTHFFDQHILEKAKRKLCYRNLLVCSRPRGFYFSKAQAQHAESPESCHQETSPVKINGASKTAINVIELGGVMQPEKACKPLPDLASLGPSPSKPPRPPHVDLSQYKTGLHISVPSEALTVESAPEPELVMSVNASLEDASVPPPEFPDFDIFAPETTESNAMNLAALDLEATEFPKSTKSEDAWCHSVEDALISTSATEAVTSDLRTNGSHATFNLSTEHQHPSEPISSQHETFDNVYEDVETIPRISFAQSSYKCKGAHKMIYVFSLAEPYADNGLVKEETWRNIWHGTQWSNAAEDQTGHHEGKKLSPEHPEDKEQKKKEKQRLEKEKKEQKEKDKKRNEMHKKFQITGREEPMYHARVLADSKLRKYDLHVRSGDLISIIRTVSCPKGKWLAKDANNKYGYISVMNVELNIKEMLELGKRVSLASGRRQTNGDELSVSSRSSHQNPVFTSSFSDDSEEWMYDTLSLSAEILSPIKATSMPEMFDSNSSAHHPFSDWSIEDIQTQEAESFQFADVDLLPPPELYADSL; encoded by the exons ATGGAACAG GAAGCCTGCACCAATTTCAAATCCATAAGGGCAAAGTTTCAGGAAGAGACCCAGCCGAGGCACAGACCTGCGGTTCCTGAGAAACCCAAATTCCTGCTGACCTCTGCTGTAGACCGCTCTGGTCTGATAACCATGAGCTTTTCTTCAGCGGTGGACCGCAAGACCGCCAGTCAGCCCCGGCGGGTCATTTTGAGAGAAGACCTAAAAACACCTTCAGGGAAACACCCCCCAAGCACAACATCTGGAGATGAGCCCAACAGCCAGTCACTTAAAATGCGGCATTTGCCCCTCGTAATGCAGCCTTCAAGAGAGCCGAAGCATGACTTTTCAAAAGGAATCACCATGAAACCAATTCCTACACCTTTCAGCTCGCCCAGAGTTTCAGTGTGTGGCAGAGGAATTGGCAAAAATGGTCTAGGTCTTGTAAAAAACAGTGGTGCTTTCAATGTCCTGATGGAAGGGTCCACCCTAAAGACTGCAAGTACAGAAGCTGTGGAGGTCCAAAAGACTATGGTGTCAAGTCCTGGATCGCTGGATCATTCAGCTCCACCTTCACCAAACGATTCACTGGCCGATTCATCTTCTGGAAGTGTTACTCATTTCTTTGACCAGCATAtcctagagaaagccaagaggaAGCTCTGCTACAGGAACCTGTTGGTGTGCAGCAGACCGAGGGGCTTCTACTTTAGTAAAGCACAAGCGCAGCATGCAGAAAGTCCTGAAAGTTGTCACCAAGAGACCTCTCCAGTGAAGATCAATGGAGCATCAAAGA CTGCCATCAATGTAATAGAACTCGGTGGAGTCATGCAGCCTGAAAAAGCATGCAAACCTCTTCCTGATCTGGCATCGCTAGGTCCTTCACCCTCAAAGCCACCAAGACCCCCACATGTGGATCTGAGCCAATATAAGACTGGACTTCACATCAGTGTCCCAAGCGAAGCACTTACCGTTG aatCTGCACCTGAGCCTGAGCTCGTGATGTCTGTCAATGCATCACTTGAGGACGCAAGCGTACCTCCCCCTGAATTTCCagattttgacatttttgcaccagaAACCACAGAAAGTAATGCCATGAATCTGGCGGCCCTAGATTTAGAGGCCACTGAATTTCCAAAGAGCACAAAGTCAGAAGATGCTTGGTGTCATTCTGTAGAGGACGCATTAATCTCGACGTCTGCTACAGaagcagtgacctctgacctgagAACGAATGGATCGCACGCCACCTTCAACCTGAGCACTGAACACCAACATCCGTCAGAACCAAT TTCCTCTCAACATGAAACCTTTGATAATGTTTATGAGGATGTGGAAACCATCCCCAGGATTTCTTTTGCTCAAAGCTCTTATAAGTGTAAAGGAGCTCATAAAA tgatttatgtGTTTTCCCTTGCAGAGCCATATGCCGATAATGGCCTTGTG AAAGAGGAAACATGGAGGAATATATGGCATGGCACTCAATG gtCTAATGCAGCTGAAGATCAAACTGGCCATCATGAAGG AAAGAAGCTGAGCCCTGAACATCCTGAGGATAAAGAGCAGAAGAAGAAAGAGAAGCAGCGTctggagaaagagaagaaagaacAGAAAGAGAAGGATAAAAAGAGAAATGAGATGCACAAGAAATTTCAA ATCACTGGACGGGAAGAGCCCATGTATCACGCCAGAGTACTGGCGGACAGCAAACTTCGAAAGTACGACCTGCACGTCAGAAGTGGAGATCTCATCAGCATCATCCGAACCGTCAGCTGCCCCAAGGGCAAATGGCTCGCCAAAGACGCCAACAACAAAT ATGGATACATATCCGTGATGAATGTGGAGTTGAATATTAAGGAGATGCTTGAGCTCGGAAAAAGAGTATCACTGGCTTCCGGACGAAGACAAACCAATGGAGATGAGCTTAGTGTCAGCAGCAG GTCTTCTCATCAGAATCCTGTGTTTACAAGCAGCT TCTCTGATGACAGTGAAGAATGGATGTATGACACGTTGTCACTATCTGCTGAAATTTT GAGTCCGATCAAAGCTACCTCAATGCCTGAGATGT TTGATAGCAACTCTTCTGCTCATCATCCTTTCAGCGACTGGAGTATCGAAGACATCCAGACACA AGAGGCAGAAAGCTTCCAGTTTGCAGACGTTGATCTCCTGCCGCCTCCAGAGCTGTACGCTGACTCTCTGTGA